Proteins encoded within one genomic window of Ideonella dechloratans:
- a CDS encoding DUF2917 domain-containing protein, producing the protein MNTLPLSPLSALRRDRSPQAAAPRLPLELGPPTVALAPGEVLSRRGVAGARLRVLAGRAWVTEAHDAQDHVLEAGDIHTVRGSDLLVVEALGPEVAVLAWQLA; encoded by the coding sequence ATGAACACGCTGCCCCTCTCCCCGCTTTCCGCCCTGCGGCGCGACCGCAGCCCCCAAGCCGCCGCGCCCCGCCTGCCGCTGGAGCTGGGCCCGCCCACCGTCGCCCTGGCGCCCGGCGAGGTGCTGAGCCGCCGCGGTGTCGCCGGTGCCCGTCTGCGGGTGCTGGCTGGCCGGGCCTGGGTGACCGAAGCCCATGACGCGCAAGACCATGTCCTCGAAGCGGGTGACATCCACACGGTGCGGGGAAGCGACCTGCTGGTGGTGGAGGCCCTGGGGCCCGAGGTGGCCGTGCTGGCCTGGCAACTCGCTTGA